ACCACAACAGGCATGCAATATGCTGTTGAACTCTAGTAAAGTTCTCTTTATATATAGAAGATTATTTCAACATCATAAACAAGTCCTAAAAGCCACTTATTACTATAAATATTGATGCATGAAACATATGGACAGCAACTAATGTGGCATATGAGAGAACTATTTTATGCAAGCCTAAGCCTATAATAGAACAGCATTCTCAAAAGTACTCCATGATAGGCTAGTACCTTTCTATTCCTGTTTAAAACAAAGTTCCACAAGGAAGAGCTCCCCATCAAATGTCAACCCAAATGCCTCAGTAGGTTGAAGTACGCCATCCACCATCCCACCAAACATGTACAAATGACGCCCTGAATTATCAGCACAAGCTTGATGAAATGACCTGCTCTTTGGTTTATAACCTTTTGACTTCAACCTTTTCCACATATTTGCACGCAATGCAGTTGGCTGAACTTGAGTGTATACAATTGAACTAATATCTAACACCCAAAAGTCATCCTTCCTACGTCTGTATGAATCTTCACCTCCATATATTAGCACGCGACCTCCCAAAATTGGCGTAGCTGAATGACCAACTCGTGGGAGCGAGACTCCTTCAGGTATGTTTTGCAATTCAAAACACATCTGCACCCATTTTAGCTGACCATCAAATATCTGCAACAGCCAAACATCATTTAACACCTCATATCCCAATCCTCTTCCACCAAATAAAACCATTCTAGTTCCTCCAATGCACGTTAATGAGTGTCCTGAACGAGGAGGAGGTGATGGATGAGCAACAAGTTCGTGCCATGTTCCAAAACAAAGATTTTCTGAAAGTTCCAAAACCCAAGTGTCACCTAATCTAACGCCGTGCAACCCAATTCCTCCCTGGATAACCATCTTCCTTTGATCAAAACAACATGCAGCATGAGCCCCTCGTGGTGGTGGTGCATGGGATTGTACATTGAGTAGTCTCCATGAGAGTGAGATACAGAGGTTATCACTAAAGACTAGTTGCCCAATCCATGTATCATTTTGACGGATCCCACAATCATTAATCCCTCCAAAGAGGACAAGGTGATGGACAAAAACAACACATGTATGCCCAAATCTGCCACTTGGAACTCCTGAATCAACCTTCTGC
The sequence above is a segment of the Hevea brasiliensis isolate MT/VB/25A 57/8 chromosome 11, ASM3005281v1, whole genome shotgun sequence genome. Coding sequences within it:
- the LOC110665897 gene encoding F-box/kelch-repeat protein At1g51550; the protein is MATSSMAETASTSGSSSLSSPIINLAPDHLFSILLLLPIDSILSFSMTCKRFRSFTSSDALWESICKRDWGPTSVDALKSSANNQNLSWMRLYKQVSQLDSVTCHKLSDADPESVLPKPRASHSLNSVSDCLVLFGGGCEGGRHLDDTWVAYLGNGVRRTFKWQKVDSGVPSGRFGHTCVVFVHHLVLFGGINDCGIRQNDTWIGQLVFSDNLCISLSWRLLNVQSHAPPPRGAHAACCFDQRKMVIQGGIGLHGVRLGDTWVLELSENLCFGTWHELVAHPSPPPRSGHSLTCIGGTRMVLFGGRGLGYEVLNDVWLLQIFDGQLKWVQMCFELQNIPEGVSLPRVGHSATPILGGRVLIYGGEDSYRRRKDDFWVLDISSIVYTQVQPTALRANMWKRLKSKGYKPKSRSFHQACADNSGRHLYMFGGMVDGVLQPTEAFGLTFDGELFLVELCFKQE